From one Chryseobacterium sp. 3008163 genomic stretch:
- a CDS encoding macro domain-containing protein, which yields MKTINYLKGDATNPKIKGNKIITHICNDIGGWGKGFVMAISKKWKNPENEYRKWFQSGEIFNLGEIQIVQVEEDIWICNMIGQHKTISNSKGIAPIRYEAVEKCLEKLTDEALKLNASVHMPRIGCGLAGGNWEEIEPIIERTLLKNNVEVYVYDFE from the coding sequence ATGAAAACTATCAATTATTTAAAAGGAGATGCAACAAACCCTAAGATAAAAGGAAATAAAATCATCACACATATATGTAATGATATAGGAGGTTGGGGAAAAGGTTTTGTAATGGCAATTTCTAAAAAATGGAAGAATCCAGAAAATGAATATAGAAAATGGTTTCAAAGTGGAGAAATTTTTAATCTTGGAGAAATTCAAATTGTTCAAGTCGAAGAAGATATTTGGATTTGTAATATGATTGGTCAACATAAAACGATCTCAAATTCCAAAGGAATAGCTCCAATTAGATATGAAGCTGTAGAAAAATGTTTAGAGAAATTAACTGATGAAGCTTTAAAATTAAATGCAAGTGTACATATGCCAAGAATCGGTTGCGGTTTAGCAGGAGGAAATTGGGAAGAAATTGAACCGATTATTGAAAGAACATTGTTGAAAAATAATGTGGAAGTATATGTTTATGATTTTGAATAA
- a CDS encoding SIR2 family NAD-dependent protein deacylase, protein MKKLTILSGAGISAESGIKTFRDGDGLWENHSITDVASPEGWRKDRELVLEFYNQRRRQLHEVEPNDAHKLIADLEKYFEVQIITQNIDDLHERAGSENIIHLHGELFKSCSCNNKSLIYEQKDDIKIGDKAEDGAQLRPFIVWFGEDVPLMKEATEKAREADIFLVIGTSLQVYPAAGLLHDIKDDCLLIVINPNETGFGYGQRAVVMKETATKGMKLLFDKLVNLA, encoded by the coding sequence ATGAAAAAACTAACCATATTAAGCGGTGCCGGAATCAGCGCCGAAAGCGGAATAAAAACCTTCAGAGACGGAGATGGTCTTTGGGAAAATCACAGCATCACGGATGTAGCGAGTCCGGAAGGCTGGAGAAAAGACAGAGAACTGGTTCTTGAATTTTACAACCAGAGACGTCGCCAGCTTCATGAAGTAGAACCGAATGATGCGCATAAGCTCATTGCCGATTTAGAAAAATATTTCGAAGTTCAAATCATCACTCAAAACATCGATGATTTACACGAAAGAGCTGGTTCGGAAAATATCATTCACCTTCACGGCGAATTGTTTAAATCTTGTTCGTGCAATAATAAAAGCTTGATTTACGAACAAAAAGACGACATCAAAATCGGAGATAAAGCAGAAGACGGAGCACAATTGAGACCTTTCATCGTTTGGTTCGGGGAAGATGTTCCTTTGATGAAAGAAGCGACAGAAAAAGCAAGAGAGGCAGATATTTTTTTGGTCATCGGAACTTCTTTACAGGTCTATCCTGCTGCAGGACTGCTACACGACATCAAAGATGACTGTTTGCTGATTGTAATCAATCCCAACGAAACAGGTTTCGGGTACGGACAAAGGGCGGTTGTCATGAAAGAGACCGCAACGAAAGGAATGAAATTATTGTTTGATAAGCTTGTAAATCTAGCCTAA
- a CDS encoding NADAR family protein, whose product MKYTLQNTIEKFQKKENPEFLFFWGHTVKDEITKACFSQWFPLQFEESGTNYPTAEHYMMAGKARLFNDNETLEEVLKSDSPNQAKSLGRKVKNFDPKVWDEQKYEIVRKANLLKFSQNEAFKEFLLSTNDKILVEASPYDTIWGIGMLETDPKAQDPLHWNGENLLGFALMEVRDELRG is encoded by the coding sequence ATGAAATATACATTACAAAATACAATAGAAAAATTTCAGAAAAAAGAAAATCCAGAGTTCTTGTTTTTCTGGGGACATACGGTGAAAGATGAGATTACAAAAGCTTGTTTTAGCCAATGGTTTCCTTTACAATTCGAAGAAAGTGGAACAAATTATCCAACTGCCGAACATTATATGATGGCTGGGAAAGCGAGACTTTTTAATGATAATGAAACGTTAGAGGAAGTTTTAAAATCAGATTCTCCAAATCAAGCGAAGAGTTTAGGTAGAAAAGTCAAAAACTTTGATCCGAAAGTTTGGGATGAGCAAAAATATGAAATTGTGCGAAAAGCAAACTTGTTAAAATTTTCTCAGAATGAAGCATTTAAAGAGTTTTTACTTTCAACAAACGATAAGATATTAGTTGAAGCCAGTCCGTACGACACAATCTGGGGAATCGGAATGTTGGAAACAGATCCAAAAGCACAAGATCCACTTCATTGGAATGGTGAAAATTTGTTAGGATTTGCTTTAATGGAAGTAAGAGACGAATTAAGAGGGTAG
- a CDS encoding 2OG-Fe(II) oxygenase has protein sequence MIEDFLTNEECDHYIDLTQDKVFEEAKINMHGQQLMNKGVRNNDRLMVFDNELAENFFEKAVEFLPQIHDNYKVLNFNEMLRIYKYSPGQRFKMHRDGSYIRNECEKSFYTFMIYLNDDFEGGETEFENSFTVAPKKGSALVFHHPLRHEGKTLISGLKYVLRTDVMYSRK, from the coding sequence TTGATTGAAGATTTTCTTACAAATGAAGAATGTGACCATTACATTGATTTGACGCAGGACAAAGTTTTTGAAGAAGCGAAAATCAATATGCACGGTCAGCAGTTAATGAATAAAGGAGTCAGAAATAATGACAGGCTGATGGTTTTCGATAATGAACTAGCTGAAAACTTTTTCGAGAAAGCAGTTGAATTCCTTCCACAAATTCACGACAACTATAAAGTTTTGAATTTTAATGAAATGCTAAGGATTTATAAATATTCTCCGGGGCAAAGATTTAAAATGCATCGTGACGGAAGTTATATCAGAAATGAATGTGAGAAAAGTTTTTACACCTTTATGATCTATTTGAACGATGATTTTGAAGGTGGTGAAACAGAATTCGAAAATTCCTTCACAGTTGCTCCAAAGAAAGGTTCTGCATTGGTTTTTCATCATCCTTTAAGACATGAAGGTAAAACTTTAATCAGCGGACTAAAGTATGTTTTGAGAACGGATGTGATGTACTCTAGAAAATAA
- a CDS encoding ADP-ribosylglycohydrolase family protein: MKTDKLLLASKSLIGVSIGDAFGESFFGHEDLMKNYIHQKILPETSLDFTDDTIMSIATFKSLEKFGVINQDFLAKEFTKNYYLDINRGYGPSMHQYFGAVKSGENWKEVSYSKFEGQGSMGNGGAMRASVIGAHFYDDLNQLKINAELSCEVTHANKEAIEGTKAIALAAAFAIREKLGIKKYSQEEFIQKIQDELNDSDMKSKLNKVIHLNGNPSIELLVKTLGNGIKMTAQDTVPLVIWMLSRYRNNFEECLWNTVSALGDRDTTCAMVAGISILCCDENSIPDWTENIENWKKSRFYED, from the coding sequence ATGAAAACAGATAAACTCTTACTCGCTTCAAAATCTCTCATAGGAGTTTCCATAGGGGATGCTTTTGGAGAAAGTTTTTTCGGGCATGAAGATTTGATGAAAAATTATATTCATCAAAAAATTCTTCCTGAAACTTCTCTTGACTTTACAGACGACACAATTATGTCGATTGCAACTTTCAAGTCTTTGGAAAAATTTGGCGTGATTAATCAGGATTTTCTGGCGAAAGAGTTTACAAAAAACTATTATTTAGATATAAACAGAGGTTACGGACCATCAATGCATCAATATTTCGGAGCTGTAAAAAGTGGAGAAAACTGGAAAGAAGTTTCTTATTCAAAATTTGAAGGACAAGGTTCGATGGGAAATGGCGGTGCAATGAGAGCTTCTGTGATTGGGGCACACTTTTATGATGATTTGAATCAACTTAAAATCAATGCAGAACTATCCTGTGAAGTGACTCACGCAAATAAAGAAGCAATAGAAGGAACAAAAGCAATTGCGCTGGCTGCAGCTTTTGCGATTCGGGAAAAGTTAGGAATTAAAAAATATTCTCAGGAAGAATTTATTCAAAAAATTCAGGATGAATTAAATGATTCTGATATGAAAAGTAAGCTTAATAAAGTTATTCACTTAAATGGAAATCCAAGTATTGAACTGCTGGTAAAAACATTAGGAAACGGAATCAAAATGACCGCTCAAGATACAGTTCCACTTGTCATTTGGATGCTTTCGAGATATAGAAATAATTTTGAAGAATGTCTTTGGAATACAGTTTCTGCATTGGGAGACAGAGATACAACCTGTGCAATGGTGGCAGGAATAAGTATTTTATGCTGCGATGAAAATTCAATCCCAGATTGGACGGAGAATATTGAAAATTGGAAAAAAAGCAGATTTTATGAAGATTGA
- a CDS encoding adenylosuccinate synthetase: MKTAQIIIGLGFGDEGKGIATDFLAQQNPESVVIRFSGGQQAAHTVMIDDKKHIHSSFASGALRGLPSYFTEHCTIHPTFLFNEREELIKKNGNVELHIHPLAKVTTPFDVFSNRNNVRNLEHGTCGKGVGATMKRNESPFKLFAVDLIGPRSMLIEKLKGISNYYGFEEGEEIQNALQDFLEAIDRIDWKIEGYNYLNSFNHLIFEGSQGILLDMDHGVFPNVTFANTTSKNAYEVCKLLNIENIEMFYVTRSYSTRHGSGWMSNEKDLALKNNEEETCIFNEYQKDLRFGDLDYDLLNYALKLDAAYVTANKKNLVVTCLDQLDEEFKIENLDVKFDVVYESYSPYSKDFKRIDR; encoded by the coding sequence ATGAAAACCGCACAAATAATTATAGGCTTAGGTTTTGGTGATGAAGGAAAAGGAATCGCGACAGATTTTCTGGCTCAGCAGAATCCTGAGTCTGTAGTTATTCGTTTTTCCGGAGGACAACAGGCGGCGCATACGGTAATGATTGATGATAAAAAGCATATTCACTCAAGTTTTGCAAGTGGAGCGCTGCGTGGTTTGCCATCTTATTTCACCGAACATTGCACGATTCATCCGACTTTCTTATTTAATGAAAGAGAAGAATTAATCAAGAAAAACGGAAATGTTGAGTTACATATTCATCCGTTGGCAAAAGTGACCACACCTTTTGATGTTTTCAGCAATCGAAATAATGTCAGAAACTTAGAACACGGAACCTGTGGAAAAGGAGTCGGAGCGACGATGAAGAGAAATGAAAGTCCGTTTAAATTATTTGCTGTTGATTTGATCGGCCCAAGATCGATGTTGATTGAAAAATTAAAAGGAATTTCCAATTATTATGGCTTTGAAGAAGGAGAGGAAATCCAAAATGCTTTACAGGATTTTTTAGAAGCTATCGATAGAATTGATTGGAAAATTGAAGGTTATAATTATCTAAATTCATTTAACCATCTTATTTTTGAAGGCAGTCAGGGAATTTTATTAGATATGGATCATGGCGTTTTCCCGAATGTGACTTTTGCAAATACCACTTCAAAAAATGCCTATGAAGTTTGTAAATTGTTGAATATTGAAAATATTGAAATGTTTTATGTCACAAGATCGTATTCAACACGTCACGGAAGCGGATGGATGAGCAATGAAAAGGATTTAGCATTAAAAAATAATGAGGAGGAAACCTGCATTTTTAATGAATATCAAAAGGATCTTCGTTTTGGTGATTTGGATTATGATTTATTAAATTATGCTTTGAAGCTGGATGCAGCTTATGTTACTGCCAATAAGAAAAATCTGGTGGTGACCTGTCTGGATCAATTGGACGAGGAATTTAAAATAGAAAATCTTGATGTGAAATTTGATGTGGTTTATGAGTCTTATTCTCCATATTCAAAGGATTTTAAAAGAATTGATCGATAA
- a CDS encoding O-acetyl-ADP-ribose deacetylase encodes MKIELIKADITKINTDAIVNAANSSLLGGGGVDGAIHRAGGSQILEECKEIRNRQGKCKTGEAVKTTAGNLPAKYVIHTVGPIWNNDEEKSSQLLANCYRNSLKLAESLDVKTIAFPNISTGVYRFPKELAAKIAVEVVKKFESDIVEKVIFVCFDEENEKIYNKFLQ; translated from the coding sequence ATGAAGATTGAATTAATAAAAGCCGACATCACAAAAATAAATACAGACGCCATCGTCAATGCTGCCAATTCTTCATTGCTTGGTGGCGGTGGAGTTGACGGTGCTATTCATCGTGCCGGAGGATCGCAGATTTTGGAGGAATGCAAAGAAATCAGAAACCGACAGGGAAAATGTAAAACAGGAGAAGCTGTAAAAACAACAGCCGGAAATCTTCCCGCAAAATATGTCATTCATACGGTCGGTCCAATTTGGAATAACGATGAAGAAAAATCTTCACAACTTCTAGCAAATTGTTATAGAAACTCATTAAAATTGGCTGAAAGTTTAGATGTAAAAACTATTGCTTTTCCAAATATCAGTACAGGAGTTTATAGATTTCCAAAAGAATTAGCGGCGAAAATTGCTGTTGAGGTAGTGAAGAAGTTTGAATCAGATATTGTTGAGAAAGTTATTTTTGTATGCTTTGATGAGGAAAATGAAAAAATTTATAATAAGTTTTTACAATAA